CCCATCTCGTTCAACCGTTCCAGAAGTATCACCCTACCCCAACCCAAGTACAGTTCACCGTCTTTCTCCACCCAGATACGGCCTCTTGTATGATAGCCCTCATCCGGGTGCCGAGATGGTTTCTTTCCCGGCCTGGCTGTCTTCGGCCTGTCCATACGTTCGTCCCCGAAACAAAATATGTCAAGCGGTGAGTTCATAGTCGTTGACACATGCTAATTGAATTAGTATAATATATCGGTTTTGCGAAAAGGTGCAATAACTATGAGTTGCATTAAGACAATTAGGGAAAAAGGCCTAAAGCTAACGCTCCAGCGACAGCTGATTGTTGACGCTATCCACAGTACGCAGGAGCACCTAACTTCCGATCAAATCATAGCCCATGTCCAGGACAGAACGCCCGGCATCAACAAATCAACCGTCTACAGAACCCTGCAGCTTCTAGAAGAAGCGGGATGTATATACAAAAGCGAATTAGGCGGGCAGTTCATCTATCACCACAATGAAGAAGGGCATCACCATCACCTGATCTGCAGTAAATGCGGCAGGACCATAGATTGTAAAGACGAAATCTTCCGGCAATTTGAAAAAACAATCGAAGATAGATATGGCTTCCAGGCTACCTTCAATCATATGGTTATTAACGGGCTGTGTACAAAATGTAAGAGGCTGAGTTAAGCACCCATATATTTTTTACACACTATTGCATATATATGCAAAAAGTATCGGTTGCAAAACAAGCATCACTACAAACCCGACGGTAATAATAAAATAACAACAGGAGGTTCTAGTGAAGAAAAGGTTCCCTATCCCCGTTATTGCTCTTTCCATCCTGGCAGTCGCCCTGGCGGGCTGCGCCGGTGGTAGTGCAACTGGAAAACTGCAATTTTATGCCAATGGTGAAGATTTCGTACGCCAGGGATTCGTATCCAAAGACGGGTGGAGCATCAGTTTCGACCATGTTTATATCACCCTATCCGATATTGCCGCTTATCAAACCGAGCCGCCATACGATCCCTCTTCAGGTACAGACATCGATGCCAAAACGGAGATTGCCCTTGATGGAGTATACACCATAGATCTGGCAGAGGGTGGTGAGGATGCGCCGCCAATAATGCTGGCTGAGGTCTCAGACGCGCCCGTAGGTCACTACAATGCCATATCCTGGGAGATGTCGCAGGCAAGTTCCGGGCCGGCGGCTGGACACTCCCTGGTTATGATTGGTACCGCTGAGAAAGACGGGCAGAGCATAGACTTTACGATCAATATAGACGAAGAGTGTGAGTATCTGTGTGGCGAGTATGTTGGCGATGTACGCAAAGGTATTCTAGAGGAAGGTAATACTGCTGAACTGGAAATGACCTTCCACTTCGATCACATTTTCGGTGACGGTGAATTGCCACAAGATGACGAGCTTAACCTCGCTGCGGTGGGCTTTCAGCCTTTCGCGGACGGTGCCGATGCAGCGGGTGTCATTAATATGACCGATATGCACCTGGGCCATGTCGGAGAGGGACACTGCCACTGCGCTTGTGAATAATTTAGCACAGGGAGGGACTTCTCCGATTTCAGTAGAGGCCTCTCCCTGCCCAAGGAGAACAATTATATCGTGTTTATCATAAAGCTAAAGTGGCAAAGTATCATAGCTGCCATCGCCATCACTATGGCTTGTCTGTTCATGCCAATGGAGGTCCATGCCCACGGAGTTAATATTAACTACACCAGTAATGTAGAGATTGAGATTATTGCTACCTACGATTCCGGGATCCCGATGGCAGGTGCTCAAGTAGCCGTTTATGCTCCGGACGATCCGACCACCCCCTGGTTGACCGGCAGCTGCGACGAGGAAGGGAGATTCAGCTTCGCTCCCGATACCGCTCGACCGGGTATCTGGGATGTACAGGTACGACTCGCCGGGCATGGCGGGATTATACACATTCCTGTCGGCGGAGATACGACGACGGCCGATGGTCAAGTTGGCTTTAGTCATCTCCAGATCGGAATCATGTCGGCTTGCGTTATCTGGGGAAGCACAGGTACTGCTCTCTATTTCTCAAAAAGGAGAAAAACCTGATGCATATCCCTGACGGAATCCTCCCCTTATCGGTAACCGGAAGCGGGTATGCTGCTACCACATTAACCACCTGGTACTCTATCCGCAAGATAAGGCAGAAAGAAGACCCCCGGCAAGATATTCCTAAAGCCTCGCTCTTAACAGCAGCCTTCTTCATCGCATCGTGGATACATATCCCCGTGCCGCCAACCAGTGTTCATCTTGTCTTGAACGGACTCCTGGGAGCCCTCCTGGGTTATTATGCTTTCCCGGCTATTCTCATCGGGTTATTCTTTCAGGCAATAATGTTCGGTCACGGCGGACTAACTACCCTCGGGGTTAATGCCATGATAATGGGATTACCGGCATTAATCGCCCATCATATATTCCGACTCAGAAAATGGCGTAATAGTGACGGTCAGAAAAAAACCGGGGCTTTTGGATTTCTATCCGGCGTGGTGGCCACGGGGATATCGGTAGCCATGTTTGTCATTATTCTACTTACCAATCTGCCTGCAGAGATAAATATCGTCAGCGAGCGGACGGCCGTATATGCTCTTGCCATCGCTCATATACCGGTAATCTTTATCGAAGGCACCATTACAGCGCTGGTAACCGTGTTTATAAGAAAAGTACGGCCGGGAATACTGGATGGCGTATGAACTTAGGAATAGATGAGTACACCGATCTGGATTCTCCGTTCCACCGCTGGGATCCCAGATATAAGATTGTCGGGCTGATTACTCTGGTCTTTGCCTTCTCTTTCATCCGCGATCTTCGTATGCTACTGGCTGTAGCCGTTGCTACCATAACTATCTACGGAATATCGCGTCTCCCGGCAGGCTATATCGCCAAGCGGTTTCGTTACCCTTCCTTTTTCCTGTTGGCAATAGTACTAAGCTTACCCTTTCTCTCCGGTGAGCACGTCTTAATGAGTTTAGGCCCGATCGCGCTGCGCCAGGAAGGTCTACTCGCTACGATTCTGATAGCCACCAGATTTTCCTGTATCCTGATCGTCGGCATGATACTCCTCGGTACAACACCTCTGCTTACCAATATCAAGGCGGTGAGGACCATCGGCCTACCGGATATTATGGCGGACATGGCACTTCTTGCTTTTCGCTATCTTCAAGAGATCGGCAGGGATCTCAGAAATATGCAGACTTCAATGAGGCTCCGCGGCTTTAGAGATCGGCGTTTCAGTCCCAGAGGACTGAAAACACTGGCCTGGTTGAGCGGCAGTCTGCTGATTTACAGTTACGAGCGCTCTGAATCCATATATAAAGCAATGGTACTTCGCGGCTATGGGCAGGCACCGCCTCGCCAAAGCGAGTTTCAGGCTAATAAAAAAGATGCCCTGATTTTGGTAGCGATCATTCTGGCAGCCGCTGGCTTTATCATCGGAGATCTTATGCTTGGACACAGCACCTCTACCTTGCTACAATGATTAGAAAAGAGACGTTCCAAGAAGAGATGACAGCTATCCATAATTTCGAGCCGGTTCTAAGCGTATCCGGGCTATGCTTCTCATATCCCGACAAGCCTGCTGTTCTAAATAATATTAGCCTTGAGGTAGCGGCAGGAGAAAAGGTGGGTATAATCGGCCCCAACGGCGCCGGAAAGACGACTTTCTTTTTGGCAATCTCGGGTGTCTTGAAACCCACATCCGGTGCTATCAGGATAATGGACAAGCCGGTGATAAGCGGCAAGTTCAATCCGGAAGTCGCCCTCGTTTTCCAGAATCCCGATGACCAGCTTTTTTGCCCATCCGTATATGATGACGTTGCCTTCGGCCCTCAGAACATGGGACTGCCCAAGGAAGAGATCGAGGCCAGAGTTTCGCAAGCATTGTCAACAGTAGGAGGTGAAAAATTTGCCGACCGGCCGGCACATCACCTTTCCGAGGGGGAAAAACGGCTGGTAACAATAGCCGGGGTGTTAGCCATGCAACCGAAGCTTGTGATATATGACGAACCAAGTGCTAATCTGGACATACGCTCGCGCAGGCGCCTGATTCGACTCCTGCAATCGTCCCCGGAGACAATTTTAGTCGCCTCCCACGATCTCGAACTTACCCTGGAGGTTTGCGACAGGCTGGTACTAATGGACCGGGGTTTTATCATCGTCGACGGGGATCCGAAAGAGATTATGAACAATATTCAGTTAATGGAGGCTCACGGTCAGGAGAGGCCTCATTCACTCATTCCCCACCCAATACCTCACGAACTGTAATCCCGTTATTCATTTTTGATCACTTTGCCTGTAATTATCCTGAAGCCCCCATCCAGTTTCATCCCTTGACCGAGACCTCTTCAATTCCGGCTGCCCGGGATAGCCTAAAAAATCCATTCCACGCGGCTTGATTCGGGATTTCTACCGCCGATTGCTCACATCAATGTTTCCTTCTCATGACAAAAAAGACGGAGCTATTACCTTCAGGATTCTTCCTGAACATATCCAACTCCTCTTGAGCCTGCCGGATCTCCTCTAGAACCTTCGGGTTAACCAGCATATTTGTTTGGTATTCAGCAAGCAGTTTTTCGAGAGGAGCGAAGTATTCCCTCCGCCAGGTTCCTTCGCTTAGTAAGAAGTAGCCAAGCAGCTCGTAGCCGCAATCGGATATCTGTTCCAGTTTATCCTTGACGTTGCCTTGCTCATCGTGAATAACCATGGCACCACCCGGTTTAAGGAGCCGCTTCCACTCGCGAAGACCCCTCTCGAAACCAATGGTGTGTATCGCCCCTTCAGCCCAGATAATATCAAAACTCTCTTCCGGGAAATCTATATCAAACAGAGAGCAATTAAACGCCTTAACCTGTTTGCTGATTCCTGCCGCCGCAATTCTTCCGGCAAACTTATCCAGTGCATTTTGATCGATGTCAATGCCGATTACCTCTCCCTGACCCAACCTGGCCAGTTCCAGGGTCGGGATACCAGAACCGCAACCGATATCAAGAATTTTAGACTTATCCATCTCAGGCATCATAAGGAATGCCTTCTCGGTATATTTAAGGAGACGGCTCCTTATCTGGTCCTTCAATACGTCGAAAGGCTCATGGTTTCTCTCATTACCAGGTTTTTTAACCATAATTACACCTCGTCGCACATATCAACAGACATCATACACGATTCCGGTAAACAGGCAGGCCAAATCTACGATTCTTCAATACCAATCATAATATGTTCAAAAAATGAAGGCAAAGTTGAAAAGAAGGACGATAAACGTGCTATATGTATAAACGGATTCCCCTGCGTCTTGGTAAACGCCTTCTTCTGTTGGAAATTCATGGCAGTAATTCTCTGCCTACTACGTTCATAACTTAGGCTTAAACTGAATCATGTAGTTATATCCAAGATCGGTAAAACCGGTCTTCTCAAAACCGCCCGGTGTTGTTAGCGCCTCGATTTCCTCCGGCGACAAACGAGCTTGCCTCGGCGGGCCGAACGGTGCATCCTGCTTTTTACATTCGATAATGACCAGCCTCCCATCCGGTTTCAGGACGCGCCGGATTTCGCCAAGCAACTGACTCATAGCTTTTTTCACGTCCTGCGTGTGCAGCACAGTAGACATAAAACATATGTCAATGCAATGATCCGCTACCGGTAATGTGGCAGTAATGTCAGAAACTACACCGAAGATATTCTCAAATCCTTGAGAGTCGGCTTTTTTTATCAAGTCATTAACCATTTCCGCACATTTATCTATTGCATATACCGCCCCATTAAAACCGACGACTCCGGCAACATAAATTGCATAGTCCCCCGGACCGCAACCCAGATCCAGGAAAGAGTCGCCTCTTTTTAGCCCAATCTCGCCGAAGACAACCTCCGGGTCATGCATCCAGAAACTGCTGGGACCTCTTCCGTACCTGCCTTGCCCATGACTGAATACGTTCATGTTTTCTCCCGGGTTATTCATAGTAATTCCCCTCTGTATCCGTTAATTTTCTCCGCCCATAAAGACATGTATTACTTCCCGTCCCGGATTGTGAATATTAATATTGCTCACTCTATCCTCTTGATCAGATCATTTCATCTGTCAGTTATTGCAATAAGTTGCACTACATAGTAAGAAAAAACTGCCCGGGAGAACAACAGCTACTTGATATCAGGGATATTATCTACCTATTCCCAATGCAGCTTAGTGAATATCCCGGCAACGTCTCGCAACGAAATTGCCAGCCTTATCATGTCTTTGTCAGTCAGTACAGATAGCTTAGATTCCATGCGGCTTCTCATAATCGGGTCTAGCATTTTCAGATATTCTTTCCCTTTATGAGTCAGCTTAATATGGACCTTTCTTCTGTCCCTGGCATCCCCTTGTCTTTCTATCATGCCTAGCTTTATCAGTTTATCGGTCGAATGCGTCATCTGCGACCGGGATATTACAACTTCCTCGCTGATCTCACTCATGCTGAGAGGCCCGCTTTCACGCAGCATCTTCAGTATCATCAGATGGTGCGGCGCCATATCTTCGCCTGATTTCTCAATTGTCATCTTAAATACATCTCTGTGTATCTTCTTATGCATAATAGGCAACACACAGACGAGCAGTCCGAATATTTCGTTAAAATGCCTGCTTGACATGGTATGCTCCACAGCGATATGATTTATCTAATAAATATTTTATTTAATAAAGTATATTCTGTCAAGCCTGTTTCAACGCACAGTGATGAGGAATGTACAAATAACAAGCATCGTTACTTGAATTTCAGGTGATTAGCGTCGCTTCAATCCACGCTCCTGCATGGGGCGCAACTCAAGAGATTTCGAGTGAATGGCAAGCAGATCACAGTAGACTAAAAGCCACCATTACCTGTGGGACATGACAGTGGTCAAGAGGTAACCGAGGTTCTGCTATTGTACCCCTTGGTGGGCCAAACAGGACTTTTGCAAAACCAGTTGAAACCTTTTTTGAACTGTCGATAATCGCTGCTTCCTCTGTCAACCAGAGGAGCAGCAATGAACCCACATGCCCGATCTGATTTACGTTTCAGTGCGAAACTGATATTCTTCTTCACCAGATTATTCTACAATAAATCGCTCATTAACCGTAAGAATGCACGGCATTCCGGCTTTGATCAGCGTGCGCGGTACCTATCCGATGACGTAGTAAGTATCACCGCATGCTCGGCTAGTAACATCTTTGCCGTGAGTTTACCCTCCATACTAACTCCCACACAGACCTCTTGGGCCAAGAACCGATCGCCACCCGTAAAGCAGCCTAGAAGTTATGTCCCGCATAGCTAGCATGCAGTTTCTCGATAGGTAACTGCGTCAGAAAAACACTAAGGAGAAAGAGATATATGAGTGAAAAAACGCAAGACGATACAACGGTGAAGGAACGGATCATGGGGCTTCTGGATAAGGGCTATGTCCGCGGCCAGCTGATCCGGGACTTCGGGTTTGCTGAGCGGACCGTTGACAGTTCCATAAAGGATTACAAGGAGCAGCACCCCGAAGAGCCTAACGACACCAAGAAATCTGAGGATACTGATCCCAAATCGTTGGCCTTACCTGCTAAATTGGATATCAAGCAGGTAATCGTTCCCGAGTACTTGATCAAACACCTATCCTTCGTTAACGGTGACCAGCGCCAGACCTTTGTTGACGCCCTGCTTGTTTATGAATCGGCCCGGCGTTCAGTCATGGCCGATGTGGCGATTCTCCAGGGGCTGGCGGCGGCGCAGGCCGAAGTAACGGAAACCCAGCTCAAGGTCCTGCGCGAGGCGCAGAACGACAGCCGTCAGGTGGTGGAGGCGATATCGCAGGAAATGGCGACGGCCATTGCTCAGCGTGTTCAGGAAGTAACCCGTGAGGCTTCTCTGGCAGCCAGTCCTAACCCAACCGCCTCCATGATGGCGCAGACGATGCAGCCCTATCTTGCCCAGGCGCTCGGACGTCTCATGGGCATGTTTGGCGGTTTTGGACAACCGGTGGCATCTAAAACGGGAGCCCCAACACCACAGTTTGGGATCGCGCCACAAGGTCATCCGCCAGTTATCCCGGGTATTCAACAGGCAAGCGAAGAAGAGATTAAGGAGGTATTTAATGATTAATCAGCAATTCGGAAACCAGATGGAGTCCTTCAAGCAAATGGCACAGCAGAGTGGTGTCAGTGGTATAGCCTACATCGACTCTAACCCGGCAGAGGGCTTTCTCAGGATCAAGCTTACCGTAACGCCAGCGGCATCCCAGGTTCAAATGATTGGCAGCTTTGCCACTGTTTTGGCGCAGGTGAGCCAGATGTTCGGGCTGCAGGTGAAGATGCGTCAGAATGAAGACAAATAGTGGAGGAGCTAAGCTAAGATGGTACTACCGCTAAGACCAAGTCAGGGAGGCTTTCTGCGGCCGTTTGGCTGCGGCTGGTTCATACGGGAGTTCCTGCTCGGGCATGGGCCGGAGGACTCGGCTAAAATCGACCCTGAGGTGGGTGCTTGCCAGGAGGATATTTTCTACCAATACAAGCTGGCGCTGCACCGGGCCTATGCCGAGGATGCCGTGGCCTGGGAAAACGAGGAGAGGATCAACAAGGGTATGCCCATCTACACTCCCGAGGAGTACCAGGAGCTCTTCGATCACCTGCTGAGCCGGATACCTTACAAGCTGACCAAGTGCCGCTATCACAGCTTCCAGCGGTATTTCCACTGGCTCAAGCAGCTGGGGTGGGTGGAGCTAACCGGTAAAGAGGAAATCTCCTCAATCCAGGAGTATTGCGCCGAAGCACCGCCCCGGATATTCTATCGTCTCTCACGTAATGGTAAGAAGGCTCCTGACTATGAGTGGTCCAATCCTCAGCTAACCCTCTATCCGGAAAGGG
This region of Dehalococcoidales bacterium genomic DNA includes:
- a CDS encoding LysR family transcriptional regulator; protein product: MDRPKTARPGKKPSRHPDEGYHTRGRIWVEKDGELYLGWGRVILLERLNEMGSIAAAARSMGLTYRNAWLWIASMNRLAPSPLVEKIVGGSRGGDTLR
- a CDS encoding Fur family transcriptional regulator produces the protein MSCIKTIREKGLKLTLQRQLIVDAIHSTQEHLTSDQIIAHVQDRTPGINKSTVYRTLQLLEEAGCIYKSELGGQFIYHHNEEGHHHHLICSKCGRTIDCKDEIFRQFEKTIEDRYGFQATFNHMVINGLCTKCKRLS
- the cbiM gene encoding cobalt transporter CbiM yields the protein MHIPDGILPLSVTGSGYAATTLTTWYSIRKIRQKEDPRQDIPKASLLTAAFFIASWIHIPVPPTSVHLVLNGLLGALLGYYAFPAILIGLFFQAIMFGHGGLTTLGVNAMIMGLPALIAHHIFRLRKWRNSDGQKKTGAFGFLSGVVATGISVAMFVIILLTNLPAEINIVSERTAVYALAIAHIPVIFIEGTITALVTVFIRKVRPGILDGV
- the cbiQ gene encoding cobalt ECF transporter T component CbiQ: MNLGIDEYTDLDSPFHRWDPRYKIVGLITLVFAFSFIRDLRMLLAVAVATITIYGISRLPAGYIAKRFRYPSFFLLAIVLSLPFLSGEHVLMSLGPIALRQEGLLATILIATRFSCILIVGMILLGTTPLLTNIKAVRTIGLPDIMADMALLAFRYLQEIGRDLRNMQTSMRLRGFRDRRFSPRGLKTLAWLSGSLLIYSYERSESIYKAMVLRGYGQAPPRQSEFQANKKDALILVAIILAAAGFIIGDLMLGHSTSTLLQ
- a CDS encoding ABC transporter ATP-binding protein codes for the protein MIRKETFQEEMTAIHNFEPVLSVSGLCFSYPDKPAVLNNISLEVAAGEKVGIIGPNGAGKTTFFLAISGVLKPTSGAIRIMDKPVISGKFNPEVALVFQNPDDQLFCPSVYDDVAFGPQNMGLPKEEIEARVSQALSTVGGEKFADRPAHHLSEGEKRLVTIAGVLAMQPKLVIYDEPSANLDIRSRRRLIRLLQSSPETILVASHDLELTLEVCDRLVLMDRGFIIVDGDPKEIMNNIQLMEAHGQERPHSLIPHPIPHEL
- a CDS encoding methyltransferase domain-containing protein, giving the protein MVKKPGNERNHEPFDVLKDQIRSRLLKYTEKAFLMMPEMDKSKILDIGCGSGIPTLELARLGQGEVIGIDIDQNALDKFAGRIAAAGISKQVKAFNCSLFDIDFPEESFDIIWAEGAIHTIGFERGLREWKRLLKPGGAMVIHDEQGNVKDKLEQISDCGYELLGYFLLSEGTWRREYFAPLEKLLAEYQTNMLVNPKVLEEIRQAQEELDMFRKNPEGNSSVFFVMRRKH
- a CDS encoding methyltransferase domain-containing protein produces the protein MNNPGENMNVFSHGQGRYGRGPSSFWMHDPEVVFGEIGLKRGDSFLDLGCGPGDYAIYVAGVVGFNGAVYAIDKCAEMVNDLIKKADSQGFENIFGVVSDITATLPVADHCIDICFMSTVLHTQDVKKAMSQLLGEIRRVLKPDGRLVIIECKKQDAPFGPPRQARLSPEEIEALTTPGGFEKTGFTDLGYNYMIQFKPKL
- a CDS encoding MarR family transcriptional regulator, producing MSSRHFNEIFGLLVCVLPIMHKKIHRDVFKMTIEKSGEDMAPHHLMILKMLRESGPLSMSEISEEVVISRSQMTHSTDKLIKLGMIERQGDARDRRKVHIKLTHKGKEYLKMLDPIMRSRMESKLSVLTDKDMIRLAISLRDVAGIFTKLHWE